The proteins below come from a single uncultured Dethiosulfovibrio sp. genomic window:
- a CDS encoding LacI family DNA-binding transcriptional regulator encodes MSKITMSDVALEAQVNKATVSRALKGDPRISPITREKVWEAAKRLGYRIDTVAQGLSSKKTSLVGVVIGNLKAPWAGAFLSGVERVLSRYRMEMIVKEADGVHSSGEAVFQRLADRKVEGIIWNAHVPFLTALEVPLVTVGEGSQVFSMKVVHDVKAVSESVLSLAGMRSIRYFSGDSPLFKYLSDLERDGEGELSIYDGVMPPLSCDVRDILLCSDPVLSGETGCTCLDWSVFDAGGVGARCIVNLVRGKGVRPKEVYLSPSLYSSGERVSR; translated from the coding sequence TTGTCAAAAATAACCATGTCCGACGTAGCTCTGGAGGCTCAGGTCAACAAGGCCACGGTGAGCAGAGCCCTGAAGGGGGATCCTAGAATATCCCCTATTACCAGGGAGAAGGTCTGGGAAGCGGCAAAGAGGCTTGGATACAGAATAGACACCGTAGCTCAAGGATTATCGAGCAAAAAGACCTCCCTGGTAGGGGTGGTTATAGGGAACCTCAAGGCTCCTTGGGCTGGTGCCTTCCTCTCGGGGGTGGAAAGGGTTTTAAGTCGCTATCGTATGGAGATGATAGTCAAAGAGGCCGACGGAGTTCACTCATCTGGAGAAGCGGTCTTTCAGAGGTTGGCGGACCGAAAGGTGGAGGGGATAATCTGGAACGCACATGTTCCCTTTCTGACCGCCCTCGAGGTGCCTTTGGTCACCGTCGGGGAGGGATCCCAGGTTTTCTCTATGAAGGTAGTTCACGACGTAAAAGCGGTCTCAGAGAGCGTTTTATCCCTGGCGGGAATGAGATCTATCCGCTATTTCAGCGGAGATAGCCCTCTGTTCAAATACCTGTCCGATCTTGAAAGAGACGGTGAGGGGGAGCTGTCCATCTACGATGGGGTCATGCCTCCTCTTTCCTGCGACGTCAGGGATATCCTGTTATGTTCCGATCCGGTTTTGAGCGGAGAGACAGGCTGCACTTGCCTTGATTGGAGTGTTTTTGACGCAGGAGGGGTTGGAGCTAGGTGCATAGTGAACC
- a CDS encoding L,D-transpeptidase, whose amino-acid sequence MRTNFMGIKRIIAAISFLAVILVATVAYCSPIDRWNSISQKATPYLSWAKAVVAHTEGSPVTSPLWVCVKGEHLLFGLDGASKTVFAAWPVATGRVKGQKEKVGDMRTPEGDFTVQRLDDASFWQPYKDKKTGETIGYGPWFIRIKTPPWTGIGIHGTDDDHLHEIGTDASHGCIRMANHSLLELKALVAPGQRVIILP is encoded by the coding sequence TTGAGGACTAATTTTATGGGTATAAAGAGAATTATAGCGGCCATCTCCTTTTTAGCGGTTATCCTAGTGGCCACCGTCGCCTACTGTTCGCCGATAGACCGCTGGAACTCCATATCCCAAAAAGCCACGCCTTACCTCTCCTGGGCGAAGGCGGTGGTAGCCCACACTGAGGGAAGCCCGGTGACCTCCCCTTTGTGGGTCTGCGTAAAGGGGGAGCATCTTCTTTTCGGTCTCGACGGGGCCTCCAAGACCGTTTTCGCCGCCTGGCCTGTGGCAACAGGAAGGGTTAAAGGTCAGAAGGAGAAAGTCGGGGATATGAGGACACCAGAGGGGGATTTTACCGTACAGAGGCTCGACGATGCCTCCTTCTGGCAGCCCTATAAGGACAAGAAGACCGGTGAAACCATAGGATACGGCCCTTGGTTTATAAGGATAAAGACCCCACCATGGACGGGGATAGGGATTCACGGAACCGACGACGACCATCTTCACGAGATAGGAACCGACGCCAGCCACGGCTGTATCCGCATGGCTAATCACTCCCTGCTGGAGTTGAAAGCTCTGGTAGCTCCCGGACAGAGGGTCATCATCCTTCCATGA
- a CDS encoding nucleoside kinase: MSFKVKIKGFSSIQCDMPLSGQGILASTGLYRNRNIVAWRVNNYLRPLEWVLDGESSVEFVDTNSFEGTMVYRSSLGFLLLLAARKALGKSIFIRHSISEGHFWEFSDGEVTEKDVEAIKAAMADLVEMDIPISREVVSLDKACRIFQRQGNPEKGRLFSRVSMDPIEVYRCLDMYGFFYCPLVPSTGYLKNWDLKLLSPGMVLQFPTVAYPTSLPPFQASKKLSEVFLEYANWLKTMGVSSMVNLHDAIAEGKGQELMLISEAFHSQRLSHLADEVVSRGAALVCIAGPSASGKTTTSKRLKIQLQVCGKRPVTLSLDDYFVDRDKTPIDEKGEYDFEALEALDLELLNLHLQQLLSGQEVQLPQFDFVTGSRKEGKILKLDSDDILIIEGIHGLNDRVTQEVAQDKKFRIFVSPLTGVSLDRQNRTSTTDNRLFRRMIRDHRTRGHSPEATLKRWPSVIRGAQKYIFPYQKHSDVMFNSALLYELPVLKGYLEPLLQTVPEDSPVFGESRRLLSLLRFVPPLPSDKVPNESILREFIGGSLFED; this comes from the coding sequence ATGTCTTTTAAAGTTAAGATAAAGGGATTCTCCAGCATACAGTGCGATATGCCCCTTTCAGGTCAGGGAATACTGGCTTCCACAGGGCTTTACAGGAACAGGAATATCGTGGCCTGGAGGGTGAACAACTATCTCAGGCCCTTAGAGTGGGTTCTGGACGGAGAGTCCTCGGTTGAGTTCGTGGATACCAATTCTTTTGAGGGGACCATGGTCTACAGGAGTTCTCTGGGATTTCTCCTTCTCCTTGCTGCGCGGAAGGCCCTAGGTAAGTCTATCTTCATCCGCCACTCTATATCGGAGGGCCATTTTTGGGAGTTCTCCGACGGAGAGGTTACGGAGAAGGATGTAGAGGCCATCAAGGCGGCTATGGCGGACCTGGTGGAGATGGATATACCTATATCGAGGGAGGTAGTCTCCCTCGATAAAGCCTGTCGGATCTTTCAGCGTCAGGGCAACCCGGAGAAAGGTAGGCTTTTTTCCAGGGTCTCTATGGATCCTATCGAGGTCTATAGGTGTCTCGATATGTACGGTTTTTTCTACTGTCCTTTAGTCCCCTCTACGGGCTACCTTAAAAACTGGGATCTAAAGCTACTTTCCCCTGGTATGGTCCTCCAGTTCCCTACGGTGGCTTATCCCACGTCGCTTCCCCCTTTTCAGGCGTCTAAGAAGCTTTCCGAGGTCTTTCTGGAGTACGCCAACTGGCTCAAGACCATGGGAGTCAGCTCTATGGTGAACCTCCATGACGCCATAGCCGAGGGAAAGGGACAGGAGTTGATGCTCATATCCGAGGCTTTTCACTCCCAGAGACTGAGCCACCTGGCCGACGAGGTCGTCAGTAGAGGGGCTGCTCTGGTGTGTATAGCCGGTCCGTCGGCCTCCGGCAAGACCACCACGTCCAAGAGGCTTAAAATTCAGCTTCAAGTCTGTGGAAAAAGGCCTGTGACTCTCTCTCTGGACGACTATTTTGTTGACAGAGACAAAACCCCTATCGACGAAAAAGGGGAGTACGACTTTGAGGCTCTTGAGGCCTTGGATCTTGAGCTACTGAACCTTCATCTCCAACAGCTTCTATCGGGCCAGGAAGTTCAGCTTCCGCAGTTCGATTTCGTCACAGGGAGCAGAAAGGAAGGCAAGATACTAAAACTCGATTCCGACGATATCCTTATAATCGAGGGTATCCACGGTCTCAACGACAGAGTCACACAGGAGGTTGCCCAGGACAAAAAATTCAGGATATTCGTCTCACCTCTCACGGGGGTAAGCCTGGATAGACAGAACAGAACCAGTACCACCGACAACAGGCTTTTTAGGAGGATGATCCGAGATCATCGAACGAGAGGACACAGCCCGGAGGCGACGTTGAAAAGGTGGCCGTCGGTCATAAGGGGAGCACAGAAATATATATTCCCCTACCAAAAACATTCGGATGTCATGTTCAACTCGGCGCTCCTTTACGAGCTGCCCGTTCTTAAAGGATATCTCGAGCCTCTTTTACAGACGGTGCCCGAGGATTCCCCTGTGTTTGGTGAGTCTCGGAGGCTACTGTCCCTCCTTAGGTTTGTACCTCCCCTGCCGTCCGATAAGGTCCCTAACGAGTCCATTTTGAGGGAGTTTATCGGAGGAAGCCTTTTTGAGGACTAA
- the cobS gene encoding adenosylcobinamide-GDP ribazoletransferase, protein MRFLLALSFMTSIPVPFGRFMSDEEMGQSTRWFPAVGGIIGVLVSSIFVLSSYILPPSVSGAIALIFWIAITRGLHLDGLADTFDGLGGGATRERALEIMKDSRIGTFGALAIGSVLILKFAALSSFGPRGFYWILLSPILARWAVVWSIFHFPPARKDGAGRVFVRSCRWLELTVASGFALVASTVFLGWIGMVVLGVAGVAAYSVGYWISRHLNGLTGDSYGCICEMIEALVLVVGSLILKGRL, encoded by the coding sequence ATGAGGTTTTTGTTGGCCTTGTCGTTTATGACCTCCATACCTGTGCCTTTCGGAAGGTTTATGTCTGACGAAGAGATGGGGCAAAGCACACGGTGGTTTCCCGCGGTAGGCGGAATTATCGGGGTACTGGTGTCCTCTATATTCGTCCTAAGCAGCTACATCCTCCCTCCTTCGGTTTCGGGGGCTATCGCTTTGATATTCTGGATAGCCATTACCAGAGGTCTCCATCTCGACGGACTTGCCGATACCTTCGACGGTTTAGGAGGAGGGGCTACCAGAGAGAGGGCACTTGAGATAATGAAAGACAGTCGAATAGGTACCTTCGGAGCTCTGGCTATAGGATCTGTCTTGATCCTGAAGTTTGCCGCTCTGTCCTCTTTCGGACCCCGGGGATTTTACTGGATTTTGCTATCTCCTATCTTGGCGAGGTGGGCGGTGGTGTGGTCTATTTTCCATTTCCCCCCTGCCAGAAAGGACGGTGCTGGACGGGTTTTCGTACGTTCCTGTAGGTGGCTTGAGTTGACCGTAGCGTCGGGTTTTGCCCTTGTCGCCTCTACGGTTTTCCTCGGATGGATCGGCATGGTGGTCCTTGGGGTTGCAGGTGTGGCCGCTTACTCAGTGGGCTACTGGATATCCCGTCACTTAAACGGCCTTACCGGAGATAGCTACGGCTGTATATGTGAGATGATAGAGGCACTGGTCCTCGTCGTAGGATCGCTGATCCTAAAGGGTAGGCTATAA
- the cobU gene encoding bifunctional adenosylcobinamide kinase/adenosylcobinamide-phosphate guanylyltransferase — protein MVLGGARSGKSGFAQERVCELASSDDPVYYVATAFIKDDEMARRVERHRSDRPDGWITLEAQREVHKAIERLPVRSILLLDCVTMMITNFMFDQRTDWDDLSKEDEDRGISSTLSYVDQVLTAIRGRSIKAVLVSNEVGMGLVPPYPLGRIFRDIAGWVNQVIAKEAESVFLLTAGIPQRIKGESL, from the coding sequence TTGGTCCTTGGAGGGGCCAGGAGCGGTAAAAGCGGTTTCGCCCAGGAGCGAGTTTGCGAGCTGGCGTCCTCGGACGATCCGGTCTATTACGTCGCTACCGCTTTTATAAAAGACGATGAGATGGCCCGGAGGGTGGAGAGACATAGATCAGACCGTCCTGACGGATGGATAACCCTGGAGGCCCAGAGGGAGGTCCATAAGGCGATAGAGAGGCTCCCTGTCCGATCTATCCTCCTGCTGGACTGTGTCACTATGATGATAACTAACTTTATGTTTGATCAGAGGACCGATTGGGATGATCTGTCTAAAGAGGACGAGGATAGAGGGATCTCCTCTACTCTGAGCTACGTCGATCAGGTGCTGACTGCCATCAGAGGTCGGTCCATAAAGGCGGTCCTCGTCTCCAACGAGGTAGGCATGGGGCTTGTGCCTCCCTATCCTTTAGGCAGGATATTCAGGGATATAGCGGGCTGGGTCAATCAGGTTATCGCGAAGGAGGCGGAGTCGGTGTTTTTGCTGACCGCCGGCATTCCCCAGAGGATAAAGGGGGAGTCCCTATGA
- a CDS encoding histidinol-phosphate transaminase: protein MRPLPVSSVRNLLPVVHGGVDYQEIASKGLKVEDIVDFSVSINPFLPHEEVLQAALSSELRVYPDRYSGALRDRLASLNGVEPSSVIVTNGASQAIWLVAMAYLKVGRKASVVAPAYGEYVAPSIAMGAEISMWDFSRSMLWGAPDMDTLLCDQIVSDPPTILWLCSPNNPTGYTAREDQIGRLIECCSVGPTILVVDEAYRNFMAAPPRLESFLSSGRLILLRSMTKDYGLPGVRLGYALGSGEAINAMRSVQPDWSVGAQAQSVGMAVLDKEGYYREQWRDLRAEKARLFDSLRGMGITVIPGEANFVLCHHPRSDEIMAYLKGKNILVRDCRSFGLEGFFRIGVKTRDVDDVLLGAISSFFANERRSR, encoded by the coding sequence ATGAGGCCTCTACCTGTATCCTCGGTCAGGAATCTCCTCCCTGTGGTTCACGGTGGAGTTGACTACCAGGAGATAGCGTCTAAAGGGCTCAAGGTCGAGGATATCGTCGATTTCAGCGTGTCCATAAATCCCTTTCTCCCACACGAAGAGGTTCTCCAAGCGGCCCTATCGTCGGAGCTAAGGGTCTATCCTGACCGATATTCCGGGGCCTTGAGGGACCGACTTGCCAGCTTAAACGGCGTGGAGCCATCGTCGGTCATAGTGACCAACGGGGCCTCTCAGGCTATATGGCTGGTCGCAATGGCCTACCTCAAGGTCGGCAGGAAGGCATCGGTGGTGGCTCCGGCTTACGGCGAGTACGTAGCTCCCTCTATCGCCATGGGGGCGGAGATATCTATGTGGGATTTTTCTCGGTCTATGCTATGGGGTGCTCCTGATATGGATACCTTGCTCTGCGATCAAATAGTGTCGGATCCTCCTACGATTTTATGGCTATGCAGTCCCAACAATCCCACCGGCTATACCGCCAGGGAGGATCAGATAGGTCGACTTATCGAGTGCTGTTCCGTTGGTCCCACTATTTTGGTCGTGGATGAGGCCTACAGGAACTTTATGGCTGCCCCACCTAGGCTGGAGAGTTTTTTGAGCTCCGGGAGGCTGATACTGCTCCGGTCTATGACCAAGGACTACGGCCTTCCAGGGGTCCGGCTCGGCTACGCTCTCGGATCAGGCGAGGCCATAAACGCTATGAGATCGGTCCAGCCCGACTGGAGCGTCGGGGCACAGGCTCAGTCGGTAGGTATGGCGGTCCTCGATAAGGAGGGGTACTATCGGGAGCAGTGGCGGGATCTAAGGGCGGAGAAGGCCAGGCTTTTTGATTCTCTCAGGGGTATGGGCATAACCGTTATACCTGGCGAGGCCAACTTCGTGCTGTGTCACCATCCCAGGTCCGACGAGATAATGGCCTACCTTAAAGGCAAGAACATACTGGTCAGGGACTGTCGTTCCTTTGGCTTAGAGGGCTTTTTTAGGATAGGGGTAAAGACCAGGGACGTAGACGACGTCCTTTTAGGGGCTATATCCTCGTTTTTTGCGAATGAGAGGCGATCGAGATAG
- the cbiB gene encoding adenosylcobinamide-phosphate synthase CbiB: protein MIQTLSVLILAVLVDRLIGEPPEELHPVCWMGKFIEFAWNRRPTKGLFLYGAFMVASGTVSFAMLGTLVSLVWWPVSFVFSVWFLKGTMSASALLEAGREVYVALVAGDLAQARGKLAWHLVSRETSDLSSQEIAGAAVESLSENLSDGWVAPILAYSLFGLPGALAYRFVNTCDSMVGYRHGDFELGGKASALLDDLFNILPARLSALLLVVGAWSSKVDWRGAIRSSFRFHRATESPNAGWPMAAMAGALGITLTKRGCYSIPGGDGDPDVEDLYLSMKVVSVAQLATVAFGFALIVGMR from the coding sequence ATGATTCAAACTTTAAGCGTCTTGATTTTGGCTGTATTGGTGGACCGGCTCATAGGGGAACCTCCTGAGGAACTTCATCCTGTTTGCTGGATGGGCAAGTTCATCGAATTTGCGTGGAATCGACGTCCTACCAAAGGGCTTTTCCTTTACGGAGCCTTTATGGTCGCTTCGGGGACTGTGTCCTTTGCCATGCTAGGTACTCTAGTTTCCTTGGTCTGGTGGCCTGTGTCTTTCGTCTTTTCGGTGTGGTTTCTCAAAGGAACTATGTCTGCTAGCGCCCTTTTGGAGGCAGGGAGAGAGGTTTACGTCGCCTTGGTCGCTGGAGACCTCGCCCAGGCGAGGGGAAAGCTGGCCTGGCACTTAGTCAGCAGGGAAACCTCCGATCTCTCCTCTCAGGAAATAGCTGGGGCGGCGGTGGAATCTCTGTCGGAGAATCTCTCCGATGGATGGGTTGCCCCTATTTTAGCCTACAGCCTCTTCGGCCTCCCTGGAGCTTTGGCGTACCGATTTGTAAATACCTGTGACTCTATGGTGGGGTATAGGCACGGTGACTTTGAATTAGGTGGAAAGGCCTCCGCCTTGCTGGACGACCTCTTTAACATACTGCCCGCCAGGTTGTCCGCTTTGCTCCTGGTCGTCGGTGCATGGTCCTCGAAGGTCGACTGGAGGGGGGCTATTCGTTCTTCCTTCAGATTTCACCGGGCCACCGAGAGCCCTAACGCCGGATGGCCTATGGCGGCTATGGCAGGTGCCTTAGGGATCACCTTGACGAAAAGGGGTTGCTACTCCATCCCCGGAGGTGACGGAGATCCTGACGTCGAGGATCTATACCTTTCCATGAAGGTCGTCTCGGTGGCTCAATTAGCCACCGTCGCCTTTGGATTCGCGTTGATCGTAGGTATGAGATGA
- a CDS encoding cobyric acid synthase: MKSRSIMLQGTSSDVGKSVLATGLCRILTRKGISVAPFKAQNMALNSYVTLDGKEMGRAQVDQARAAGLEPSVEMNPVLLKPEGHSRSQVVVMGKPMKSLSALDYHDRKKELWGYVTQALDDLRSRFDLLVVEGAGSPAEINLKANDIVNMRVATYLQSPVLLVGDIDRGGVFASLYGTMALLEEEEKSLVKGFLINKFRGDPALIGSGLEMLRDLTGRPTLGLIPYLDRLGIAQEDSVFLEENSRISQGSLDLAVIGYPRTSNYDDMDALAIEADVGVRFVRSPAELGHPDCVILPGSKSTVADLMWMRDNGLERAIQNLASRGTSVVGVCGGFQMMGRWIRDPENVESQESQVPGMGLLDGITDFCGEKRTVRSRGQVISPAEALLPFKGMTVEGYEIHMGRTTSAMPIFNLSEGPDGASDPSGRIWGTYLHGVFDLPEFRRAWLASLGWSPSGEALSLRELRERAFDRLADHMEEYMDMKALEAILGL; the protein is encoded by the coding sequence ATGAAATCAAGGTCTATAATGCTTCAGGGCACCTCGTCGGATGTAGGTAAGAGCGTCCTCGCAACCGGTCTGTGCCGGATTTTGACTCGAAAGGGAATATCGGTAGCCCCTTTTAAGGCTCAGAATATGGCCCTGAATTCCTACGTCACCCTCGACGGAAAGGAGATGGGAAGGGCTCAGGTGGACCAGGCTAGGGCAGCAGGTCTGGAGCCTTCGGTTGAGATGAACCCTGTACTCCTGAAGCCTGAGGGCCATTCCAGGTCTCAGGTGGTGGTCATGGGAAAGCCTATGAAGAGCCTGTCCGCCTTGGATTACCACGACAGGAAAAAAGAACTTTGGGGTTACGTGACCCAGGCCCTCGACGATCTCAGGAGCAGGTTTGATCTTTTGGTGGTAGAGGGCGCCGGAAGCCCTGCGGAGATAAACCTTAAGGCCAACGATATAGTCAATATGAGGGTAGCGACTTACCTCCAATCCCCGGTCCTACTGGTCGGTGATATCGACAGAGGAGGTGTCTTCGCCTCTCTTTACGGCACTATGGCCCTGTTGGAGGAAGAGGAAAAGTCGTTGGTGAAGGGCTTTTTGATCAACAAGTTTCGAGGCGATCCGGCGCTTATAGGCTCGGGGCTGGAGATGCTACGGGATTTAACGGGCCGCCCGACCTTAGGGCTGATTCCCTACCTCGATAGGCTGGGGATAGCCCAGGAGGACTCGGTCTTTCTGGAGGAAAATAGCCGTATATCCCAAGGTAGTCTCGATCTGGCGGTTATCGGCTATCCCAGAACGTCCAACTACGACGATATGGATGCCCTCGCTATCGAGGCCGACGTAGGAGTCCGATTCGTCCGTAGTCCCGCCGAGCTGGGCCATCCTGACTGTGTCATCCTCCCGGGGAGCAAGAGCACCGTGGCTGACCTTATGTGGATGAGGGACAACGGTCTGGAGAGGGCCATTCAGAATCTGGCGTCCAGAGGGACCTCGGTGGTAGGGGTCTGCGGAGGATTTCAGATGATGGGACGATGGATCAGGGATCCTGAAAACGTGGAGAGCCAGGAGTCCCAGGTTCCAGGTATGGGGCTTCTGGACGGGATAACCGATTTTTGCGGAGAAAAAAGGACCGTCCGGTCCAGGGGACAGGTAATCTCCCCGGCGGAGGCCCTTTTACCCTTTAAAGGTATGACCGTAGAGGGATACGAAATCCATATGGGGCGGACCACCTCGGCGATGCCGATTTTTAACCTGTCCGAAGGTCCCGACGGAGCATCCGATCCCTCTGGCAGGATATGGGGAACCTACCTCCACGGTGTTTTCGACCTTCCCGAGTTCAGGAGAGCCTGGTTGGCGTCTCTCGGCTGGTCTCCTTCCGGTGAAGCCCTGTCCCTAAGGGAACTCAGGGAAAGGGCTTTCGATCGACTGGCGGATCATATGGAGGAGTACATGGACATGAAGGCCCTGGAGGCTATATTGGGGCTATGA
- the smpB gene encoding SsrA-binding protein SmpB, whose translation MSLERVAQNRKARHDYFILDTYECGIVLSGTEIKSVRAGKVNLKDGYAKLEKGELWLMNVHISPYENASWGQHEPTQKRKLLMHRREILKIAIKVKERGFTLVPLSIYIKDGRWAKVELGLAKGKALYDKRDALAEKDAKRTIDREMKNRLRD comes from the coding sequence ATGTCGCTCGAGAGGGTTGCCCAGAACCGCAAGGCAAGACACGACTATTTTATACTGGACACCTACGAGTGCGGAATAGTCCTATCTGGGACGGAGATCAAGTCGGTCAGAGCTGGCAAGGTTAACCTTAAAGACGGTTACGCCAAGCTAGAAAAAGGGGAGCTCTGGCTCATGAACGTCCATATATCCCCTTACGAGAACGCCAGCTGGGGGCAACACGAGCCCACTCAGAAGCGAAAGCTCCTGATGCATCGGCGGGAGATTCTCAAAATAGCCATAAAGGTAAAAGAGCGTGGTTTTACCTTGGTGCCTCTGTCCATATACATCAAAGATGGGCGGTGGGCAAAGGTTGAGCTTGGTCTCGCCAAAGGTAAGGCCCTTTACGATAAAAGGGACGCCCTGGCGGAGAAGGATGCCAAGCGGACGATAGATAGAGAGATGAAAAACAGACTCAGAGATTGA
- a CDS encoding isochorismatase family protein, whose protein sequence is MKPYTLDPSKTLFLAIDLQEKLLPAIQGWEEVLSSSKKLITAAHTLEIPLKVTEQYPKGLGPTEGQILSMLSEEVFEKTGFGCFDQEGFEEFFSIPRRDQVVLFGIETHICVHTTAMQLLTKGYDVTVVYDGCGSRKDENHRIGMANMESCGAHVLPLESVIYQLLRRSGTAEFKALLPLFKE, encoded by the coding sequence TTGAAACCCTACACTCTAGACCCGAGCAAGACGCTGTTCCTGGCCATAGACCTACAGGAAAAACTTCTTCCCGCCATTCAAGGCTGGGAGGAGGTCTTAAGTAGCTCAAAGAAGCTGATAACCGCCGCACATACTCTGGAGATACCTCTAAAGGTGACCGAGCAGTATCCCAAAGGCTTAGGTCCTACAGAGGGACAGATCCTCTCCATGCTCTCGGAGGAGGTTTTTGAAAAGACCGGTTTTGGGTGCTTTGATCAGGAGGGTTTTGAGGAGTTTTTCTCCATTCCCAGAAGGGATCAGGTGGTCCTTTTCGGGATAGAGACCCACATATGCGTCCACACCACCGCCATGCAGCTTTTGACAAAGGGATACGACGTCACCGTGGTCTACGATGGATGCGGGAGCAGAAAAGATGAAAACCACCGCATAGGCATGGCCAACATGGAATCTTGCGGTGCCCACGTCCTTCCCCTGGAGTCGGTGATATATCAACTCCTGCGGAGGTCGGGGACCGCCGAATTCAAGGCTCTTCTGCCCCTCTTCAAGGAGTGA
- a CDS encoding MBL fold metallo-hydrolase, translating into MNTLTDLPEKGLIFLGTAGTRFNVINQRRASGGMIASIKGVHIAIDPGPGALVAMCSLRPMVDPNVIQAILLTHRHIDHSGDANILAEAMTGGGKRPGGVLALPSDAIDYEPVVYGYLQRRIETIHRWETDQPISIGGTQITPLRLRHHGVECYGLRFHDPDDYDQDWGIISDTAFIPEIIPFFTGCKTMVINTTLLEKVDHIEHLSVPDVAKLIEELSPERLFMTHLGSRILEGSPEDLAKELSKGDTEVKAATDGMVVNLRGVK; encoded by the coding sequence GTGAACACCCTGACCGATCTACCGGAAAAAGGTCTTATATTTCTAGGAACCGCTGGAACCAGGTTTAACGTCATAAACCAAAGAAGGGCTTCCGGCGGGATGATAGCGTCCATAAAGGGAGTTCACATCGCTATCGATCCCGGTCCTGGTGCTCTGGTGGCGATGTGCTCTTTAAGGCCTATGGTCGACCCTAACGTAATCCAGGCCATTTTGCTGACCCACCGTCACATAGATCACAGCGGCGACGCAAATATATTAGCCGAGGCCATGACTGGAGGGGGGAAAAGGCCTGGAGGGGTCCTGGCCCTTCCCTCCGACGCCATAGACTATGAACCGGTGGTCTACGGCTATCTCCAGAGGAGGATAGAGACCATCCATCGATGGGAAACCGACCAGCCTATATCCATAGGAGGCACCCAAATTACCCCTTTAAGGTTGAGACACCATGGAGTAGAGTGCTACGGGCTTAGGTTTCACGACCCCGATGACTACGATCAGGACTGGGGAATAATAAGCGACACCGCCTTTATCCCGGAAATAATACCTTTCTTCACAGGGTGTAAAACCATGGTGATCAACACCACCCTCCTCGAAAAGGTCGACCACATAGAGCATCTCTCAGTTCCCGACGTTGCTAAGCTAATCGAGGAGCTGTCGCCGGAGAGGCTTTTTATGACCCACCTCGGAAGCAGGATACTGGAGGGATCGCCGGAAGACCTGGCAAAGGAGCTATCAAAAGGGGATACGGAGGTAAAAGCCGCCACCGATGGAATGGTGGTCAACCTGAGAGGAGTGAAATAG